Within Candidatus Bathyarchaeota archaeon, the genomic segment GCCAACACGGTCAGGCTTGAACTCATCGTAGTATTGTTTGATTTTATCTAGGTCCGCTGCTCTGGAGCCACCTCTGCGTATGCTGGGCAGCTTAACAATAAGAATTTTACCTTGCTTGAGTTTAATTTTACCCTGCAAATCCCTCAAACCTAAATCTTCCCCAGCATTAGCATCAGAAAGAGCTATGCCTACAGCTTCTGTTTTAGGGTCATTTAGGGGAACAGTGTAAAATATACCCTCTTTTATGATTAAACCCACTTGTTCACCTGCTTTAACAGAGTTTGTTGCTAAGGCTATCCATGCATGTTCAACTTTTAGTTCATGTTTTATGGATTTAAAATAGGTCTCCATGTTTCGGACGTTTTCATGCAGTTTAGTAACCCCTTTTGAAGTTAAGCGGTAATCTGCCCTCTCCGAACCAACTGTTAAGTAGCCTTCTTTTTGGAGTTTTTTAAAGTACTTACTCACAGCTTGAATAGTTATACCAAGTTTATCACTAATATCCTTCTGCTTAATATGAGGCTGATTTAGCATGATCTCATACAGTATTTGGAATTTTGTGAACTCTGCTTTTTCCCTAAGCAGAATATTTTGTGTTTTTGCCAATTCATTTACCCCCAGTTTTGAGCCTGAGACGGAAACTTTCCGTTGTTGTTTTGCGTTTTGAAAAAGCATCCAATAACTTATAAACTTTAGTTTAACTAAAATTAAGGTCAAGTTGATTAACTGTTTTTTTATGCAACAAAACAAAGCCAAAAAAAAAAGAAAAACAGAAAAAACATCAGTAAACACAAGCTTCAAAGAGCCCGCTACCCCCACAAGTAGCAGGTAAATTCGCAAGCTTAATGACTATTTCTTATCATTTTCACCTTCAAGCTTTTCTCGAACTAAACCAAACTGCTTAACAAGTTCAGGCACATGTGGCATTTGTTCCCCAACAGCATTCATCAGCTCTTCTGTTCCCTCACAGTGAGACAAGAGTAAACAAATAATATCATTCACAAACGCGTCAAACTCCCCATCATAAGGTGCAGTAACCTCAGTGTACTTCATCGCAGCTATGCGCTTTAGCATGTTGGTGAAGAATACTGAGTCAAGGATGTCATGCACTTTTTGCTCGTTTTCTTCAGGGTACTCAATTGCGAGAATCCGAATTTTCATGGTGTTTTCTCCTTATAACAATATTTTTGGGAGTCAGGGGATGTTTTGAAAAAACCTCTTATGTATGGTGGTTTTACAGTTTTTCCCAAATAAAATCACCTGTATAATATTAAGCGCTATGAATATATTTAATTTTGCCATAAAAAGCACCTCGACAAATGCTCAAATAAATCAAAAATAAATGAAACATCAGAATCAATTGAAACTTTTTCAACAAATCAATAGAAAAAGCACTACCACAGTAGACAAACATAAGAAAAACCGCAGAGCAAACCGAAAAAGCGGATTCCACACACCAAAATGTTAACTAAAAAAAAGAAAAAAGGGATTAGGGCCCTGTTTGTTTACCTTTAGGCGCTAAAACAAACCCTCTTACAGCCTGCGCATCGTACTCATGCAGTCTGCGCCATCCAGATGTAGCCATAGCGTAAACATGCATATGTTCAACAAAGCCTGCCGTGTCACAAATTCCAAGGATATCTGGAACGGTAACAGTTGCTGTTTTGGTTGTTAAGGGCAAAGGCGTTCTGCCTGAATCTATCAATGATGCTGGATTTCCGCCGCGGGTAAGTGAGAAGCTATACGTAGCAAAGCCAGATGTTCCAACGCCCGATGGATGTTCAGGCCGGTAGTTTAGAATTACTGTTCCTTGAGGTTCTTTTAGTGGGGCTGGTCCAAAATCGTATTTCATGACACCGCAATCATCGCCTGCAGGTACACCATCAAGTGTTGGTGCAGGAATCTCCGCATTGCAAAGACTATTGTCAATATTTAGCGTTATTATCATGCTTTTTTTGCCATCACCATCGTCATCATAAATTAATCCAGAACTCAAAGGCAAGCCGTTTTTCAATGAGCTACTGGCAGCATCTTCAGTTTCTATTGTTCCAGACAGATCTGTTGAGGTTGGGACACGGAAATTTATTTGCAGAGCATCAATGTTAACTAGTTGTCCATCAGAATCAAAGAGGTCAACTTTTAGTTGATACTGAGCACTCTCAGGCCATGCAACGCCGGGGTCTTGAAGGGCAGCTAAGTTTAATGTTGGAAACTTTGCACTGGCGGTATCTTCAACTGCATCAGGTATGCTCCATTGACCTACAGGGGGCAGCGCAGGGGGGATTTCGAAAAGGTTCTGGTTCTCCAAAGGTACACCGGGGGATTTTTCTGATTTAGGACCTAGATTGTATGCTTCAAGAACCAAATCATCACCTACTTCATGTGTATAATGCCTGTTAATGGGTGCAGTTAACGGAATGAAAGCGCCAGAGGTTCCTTTGCGATAAGATACCCTATAGTATTTTACACCTAACTCTTCACGGAGGCTGTTATCAAATTCAAGTCGTGGTCGGAGGGTTTCACCAAATGGAGCATCAGTATCAGTTAAGCCCATGTTTGCATTTGTGGTTGTGGCTGCAAGTTGAACACCTGTTCCGCGGATTTTGCTTAAGGGTTGATTACCAATTGCCATGAATAAAACCCAATTCAGCGGTGCATCAACAGGCTGACAGGGTGCGCATGTTCGGGCAAGAGGATGAGTAACATAAAGGGTTACGTCTTGGGTTCCACATTGATAATTCCAGAAAGTATGGCACAAAACTGGGGTTGGTGCGTAGATGCTTATTGGAGGGAATGGTGCAAAGATTTTTTGTTTGACTTTGAAGTAAAGGTCTGGTTTGTCAATATTGTTGCATCCTCGGAAAAACATTGCTTTGAATTTGCCGCATTCAGCAGTGGTTGTGGTGGCAACCAAATCCATGTGTGCACCTATGTATGGGAAAAGACACAGGATGGATTTTGTTATAGTTGCGTATTTAATCAGGACTTGTTTGAATTGTTCATTGTTAGTGGTTTGGGCTAAGATACGCAGGTTTTGCATGTCTTCGCCTGCAAGCAGAGATTGGACACTTGGGCTGGTCTCAGCATAATTTTCGTCTAAGCACAGGCTTTTTTGTGCCAATAGGGGGGTTTCTATGTTTTGTTTGTCATTTGAAATCTGGCGTATTTTTTTATTGCCAATTACAAGTGGTTGTGGCGGTATTGGACCAATTGATGGCGGACGTTCATAGATTTGCTTAAGTGGAGGCTGAGGGAACGGAGGTTTGATTATGAACTCTCTTATGCGGTCTATGATTTCAATAGGCAATTTAGGAATTAAAAGGTAGATAGGATCGACCTCATAGATTTCAACAGTCGCATCGCACACAGGAAGATCCATTGTGATTCCGCCGCTTACAACCTTCTTGAAAACACTGCCATGAACTATACACCTGCTTAAGAGCCAGCATAAAATCTGTTTAGAAATAACCTGGAGCACTACGCTTTTTTGGCTTGTTTTAGGGGATATTTGAACGTATACTTGTTCACCACCAAGACGGAGCAGTTCAGTCACGGTTTGCTTCTCGGTTAAATTGGGACCAACGATTAGGCGAATAGATTGAGTGGTCTCCACAAGGGGCAAGTCCACCACAATTTGCGCTGTTCCTTTTGAATCAAGGTTTGCTTTTGCTATCAGGGCACCGCCTTTAGAAAAAGCGTAGGCTACCCCTTTTTGGAGGTTTTCAGGTTTTGCTTCATCTATCACTTTTAAGGATACTGATAGGGCAACTTTGTTGCGTTGAGGTTTTTTTATTGTTATGTTTTGATTTGATACAGAGGAGATTCTTTTGGGGCTTATGTTAGGATTAAAAGTCATTACATCACCGAGCCTCAACAGTATTAAGTCTTAATAAAGATTATTTAGCACATGCCTGTTTGCCATAGTGTAGCATTGTTCAACTGTTCATCAACAAAATAATCTGATGTATTAACAGTCGCTATTTATAAACGATTAAAACATAAGAGGGCTTGGTGAAAAAAATGGTTAACGTAACAAGCTATCATATCCTAATATACGGAAGCGAGCAAGGATATCAAACAAACCGAGCCCAAATAGCCCTATACAATAATTCCAAAGTAGTAGCCTACGTCAGATTCAATGACCCAGGAATGGTATTTGAAACTGACAGCAACACCAATGGAATCATAAGAATGCACCTACCATCCATAATGTTCCAAAGCGTAATTGACATCCTACGCAACGAAAAACCCATAAACGTCTACTTCGCCCAAGGTCGCGGTTTCTTCGGAACTGGCAGCACAGAAGCAGTAGGCGAAGCAGAAAAGTAACTTGCCAACTAACACAAACCTACTTTTTCTATTTTTAAATAATTTAAAAAATCTTAGGTATTGTTGCAGTATTCTTCAATCTTTTCTGATGCTCTTTTCGCAAAAGCCACAGCTTCAATGACCGTTCTGGGACCAGTAACAACATCTCCTGCGGCAAATACACCCTCTTGAGAGGTTTTACCAAATTCATCAGCCTGAATAAGACCCCTCTGAGTAACTTTAGCGTTGCCAACGGTCACTACCTCTGCGCCAGGACCTTGACCAATAGCGATGATAACTGAGTCAGCAGGCAAATCAGAACAACACTGAAAATCCTCCTTTAAACACTCAGAGCCATCTTCACCAATGACTTTATCGACTTTGACACATTTTACAGAATCATCCATAATACGGACAACTTGGCGGCTATGCAGTAAGTTTACGCCATCAATTATTGCCATTTCCACTTCTGCTTTATCTGCCCTAATTTCTTCCGCACTTCTATTATTTAGGATAGTAACTTCGGAGTGTTGTTTTCTGATTGCTGTTCTTGCCGCGTCCATGGCAACGTTTCCTGCACCAAGAATAACAACGTTCTTGCCCAGTTTGTAGGCGTCAGGAGACCGCAAATAGTCAATGGCAAAATGTACATGTCCCAAGGTTTCACCTAAAAGACCAAAACGGTTAGGACGTGTTGTTCCTGTGCAAATAAAAATAGCATCATAACCGTCTATAAACATGTCTTCAGTGCTGATGTTTGTTCCAATTCGAGTGTTAGGGCGGAATTTAACACCTAAAGAATCAAGAAGTCTCTTATACACATCCAAGATGCTTTTAGGCAACCTAAACTCTGGAATACCATAACGCAAGGTACCGCCAATATTGTCCATTGCCTCAAACAAGGTGATAGAGTAGCCTTTTAGAGCCAAAATAATGCTCATTGTTATGCCAGCTGCACCCGCACCCACCACAGCAACTTTTTTACCATTTTTTTCGATAGTTGGCGGCTGGAAGGTTTCCAAATAAAACCGAGAAATGTACTGCTCTATTTTATAGAATTCAATAGGCTGACCCTTTTTACTTAGGATACAGTGACCTTTGCAGTTTTTGTCATGTGGACAAACAATGGAGGTTATAGCGGATAGGGGGTTATTGTTGAAGAGCAGTTCACCTGCTTCCTTTAATTTACCCTCTAAAAACAAATTCATGACCTGAGGAATAGGCGTTAACACAGGACAGCCCTTGGAACACCCTGGCACTTTACATTTTAAGCATCGTTCAGCTTCTGATTTTATGGTTGACATATAAACGCTTCCACTTTCGCTTAAGATTTCTGTAGACTTTGTAAAGCCTCTTCTTGAGAAGTAAATACCTTTAGAATTTGTGTGAATCCAGATATCTCAAACACCTCATACACATAAGGCTTCATGCTGGTAATCAAAAGCTGACCACCCAACTTTTGCAGGCTTTTAGCTGTGGACAGAAGAACCCTCAACCCAGCACTTGCAACATAGTCGGTTTGAGAAAAATCGCAGACCATATTTTTTGTTCCTTTCGCGATTTGGTCGCGTAATGCTGTTTCGACATCGTTGGCAGTGTAGGCGTCAAACCTTGGCACCATAACCGCGATAGCTACGTCCCCTTCTGTCCGAATTTCCATGTCCTCACCCATTTTTGAGATGTTTATTTTTTTATATGCTTGGCTATTATTAATAAATTCATATTATCGCTACGGCGGTACGTGACTTCATCCATAAATTTTTTCATAAAAAAAACACCCAACCCACCCTCTTTTCGCTCAGTCAAGCCGCTTTGGGTATCAGGCGCTGGCAATGCTATTGGGTCAAAAGCTTCACCCCAATCCATAATTTGCACTACAAATTTTTCTCCTTTTTCAGTTAGCATGCAATGAACCACGATTTTGCCCGCTTGTTTGTTAGAGTATGAATGTTTGATGATGTTTGTACATGCCTCATCAACGGACAATTTAACCGCATAAATATCCTTCACATCATCGATGCCAAAACACCTCATGGTTTCATCGATGAACTCGCCGATAACAGGAAGATTTTTCAGTTCACTTTCCACAGTAAGCTCTTTTTCCATAATCAAGCCCCCTTGATAACAAGCAAAGTTATGTCATCAAACTGTGGCATATCCCCCGCAAACGCCTGTACGCTGGATAAAATCTTCTCAAGAATCATCTGCGCCGAAAGATGAGCATTTTCCCTAATAATTTCGATGAGCCGTTTTTCTTCAAACATTTCCTGCTTTGAATTAATCGATTCTGTAACGCCATCTGTGAACATGACAACGATGTCGCCACTTCCGATTTTTACGCTTTTGGATTTATATTCCCAATTCTCCATGGCTCCAAGCACAATCCCTGTAGGGAGAAGCCTCTCAACTGTCCCATCACGGCTCCGATACACAATGGGCGGGTTATGGCCAGCATTAACATAGGTGAGAGAGCGGTCTTTTTCATTGAGCAATGCATAAAAGAGGGTGACAAACATGCCCTTTTTGGAATCCTGAGTGATGGTGTTGTTTGAGCTAGCAATAACTTTTGCAGGGTCATGATGCCACAGCGAATTCACGCGAACCACGACCCGTGACAACGCCATAAACAGTGCTGCGGGAACGCCCTTTCCAGAAACATCAGCAACCAAAAGCCCCAACATGCCCTTATCAAGAACCATAATCTCATAGGGAATCACATCAAAGAAGTCGCCGCCAACCTCCTTAGCCATGACAGTTCGGGCAGCAATATCCAACCCCGCAATCTGGGGAATCACATCAGGCATGAAACTCTTCTGAATTTCCGCGGCAATTTGGAGTTCAGCATTTGAGCGGGCGAGTCGAGCTTCCATTTCGCGGCGCTCTGTGATGTCGCGGATGGTTTCAATTGCACCTATAACTTCTCCAGTAGTTGGGTCATAAAGCGGGGTAGCCTTAGCCCAGAAATAGGCGCCGCCTGCGCGAAAATCAGGTATGAACACGTAGGCAACCAAAGTGTCCACATTTCGAGATACGGCAGTATAGTTCTTCTCTAACTCCTCTTGGGGCAAAAATATCAAATCCGCCAGCATCGGACGACGTTTCTTGTAAAAAGGAAGCGCATACTCATAATCACCTTTTCCAAGCATAGAGTCAGCAGATATACTGGTCAACAACTCCATCGCGCTATTCCACGCAATAACTTTACCGTTCAAATCAATGACAAAGGTGGCATCTGGAAGAAAACTAAGAATATCCGCGAGGCTGCGGCGTGACTGTGCGAGTTCTTCTTCGGCGCGTTTTTTGTCGGTGATGTCTCGGATTGTCTCTATAGCACCGACGATTTCGCCGTTTGAATCATAAAGTGGGCTTGCTTTAGCCCACAGGTAAGCGCCGCCAGCTCGAAAGTCTGGGATAAAAATTTCGACAACCAGAGTGTCGCCAATTCGCGTAACGGTGTCATATTTTTTTTCTACCTCAACTTCAGGCATAAAAACTAGGTCCGCCAATATCGGTCTGCGTTCTTTATAGAAGGGGATAGCGTACTCGTAATTGCCTTTGCCTAAAATGGAGTCCCGAGAAATGCTTGTCAGCATCTCCATTGCACTGTTCCACATGATAACCTTGCCAGTCAAATCAATAACGAAGGTAGCGTCGGGTAAAAACTCAATTATTGCATCACGATATTTTTTGCCATCAGCATTCACGTTACTGCACCCCGCAAAATAGGCGAATTAGCCTTAATCAACGGGTTACTATTGCATTCCTTGCATATAATACTTCAAAAAAAACCAAGCAATCTACCGTTTTTTGATTCGTAGTTTCGAAGATATATGTTTTTTAGTCTCTTACAACTGCTAATGTATGTACTCTTTTTTTGAAAGTTGATTCTTTTGGTAAAACATCGAAAACGTATTGCCATGTTATCTCCAGTTGCATGGAGAACCCCGCCTAGGATGTATGGAGCTTGGGAGACTGTTGTTAGCAATCTAACAGAAGGCTTAGCTTCAAATGGTTGGGATGTAACTCTGTTTGCTACAGCTGACTCGCTAACATCAGCGAAATTGTCCTCAGTTATCGCAAGAGGCTATGAAGAAGACGCCAGTGTTGACCCTCGGATTGCCAGTTGTCTGCATATTTCAGAAGTTTTTGAACACGCCCAAGAATTCGACCTGATACATAACCACTTTGATTATTTGCCCCTAATCTGTTCTAAGTTAGTTTCGACTCCTGTTTTAACGACAATTCACGGTTTCTCGTCACCGCAGATACTACCTGTTTATGAAAAATATAGAAAAAACTACTTTGTTTCTATCAGCGATTCAGATAGAAACCCCAGATTAAATTATTTAGCCACCGTGTATAATGGGATAAATCTTTCAGAATTCAAATATTCCGATAATCCAGGAAATGCCTTAGTCGCTTATGGAAGAATTCATCCGGATAAAGGTTTTCACCTTGCAATTAAAGTTGCTAAAAAAGCTAAGCAACGGCTGCTTATGGCAGGTTTTATTCAGGATAAAGCTTATTTTGAAAAAGAAATTGCACCCCACATCGACGATGACACAGTCAAATATCTGGGAGTTTTGTCCAATCAAGAACGCAACGAACTGCTACAACAGGCGTATGCGGTTCTTCATTTGAACACCATTCCTGAGCGTTTTGGGCTTGTTATGGTAGAAGCTATGGCTACTGGCGCTCCAGTGGTGGCTATGGATCTTGGGTCATGCCGAGAAGTAATCGCGGATGGGCAGACTGGTTTTTTGGTTAAAGATATTGACCAAGCGGTTAAAGCCGTTAAAAAAATGCCTGAAATATCACGAAAAGCCTGCCGCCAAAGAGTGGAAACAAATTTTTCTTCAGAAATCATGGTGAAAAAGTACGAGAAAGTGTACGAACAAATTTTTAAATTAGAAAAGAAACGGAGAAATGATTAATGGAAAAAATAATCACTCGGTTTTCAGGGAACCCTATTTTAACAAAAAAAGATGTTCCTTATCCTGTAGCTACAGTGCATAATGCTGCAGTTGTGAAGTATCAAAATGAGTACATTATGGTTTTTCGGTCTCATCGCTTAAACGGTCGCAGCATTTTAGGGTTAGCCCGTAGCAATGATGGATATCATTTTAAGGTTTCTTCGGAGCCTTTCATGACGCCTTCAGACATTTATGATGAATATGGAGTTGAAGACCCCCGCATCACCCGTATAGATGAAAACTATTTGATTAATTACAGCGCCTACTCCCGATATGGAGTCCGCGTTGGATTAGCTAGAACCAAGAATTTTATGGATGTTGAACGGTTAGCATACGTATCTCAGCCAGATATGAGAAATGTGGTTTTGTTTCCTGAAAAAATCGGAAAATATTATGTTCGGTTAGATAGACCACATACAGAGTTAACGGGGTGGTCAATCTGGATCAGTTACTCACAGGACTTAGTTTCGTGGGGGCAATCTAAAATTGTGCTAAAACCTCAAACTTATCATTGGGACTCTATGAAGGTAGGACCAGGAGCGCCTCCGATTAAAACTCCAAAGGGCTGGTTGAATATTTTTCACGGTGTTTACGAAACGATGTCTGGAGCAGTTTACCGTTTAGGGGTTGCATTACATGATTTAGATGACCCCTCAAAAATCATCGGAGTGGGCGACCGCTGGATATTAGAACCAGAGGACCCATGGGAACGCGTAGGATATGTCCCTAACGTGGTTTTTTGCTGTGGAGCAATCCCTGAAGAAAACGGTACATTGAAAATCTATTGGGGCGCTGCGGACACTGTTATGTGTGTTGGAACAGCTAACATTAATGAACTTGTAGAATATTGCCTCCAAGAACCCAGAGACCCATTATAATAAATTGTTAATTGTTGGAGCTGGGGATGGGAATTGAACCCATATAAAGCAGCTCTGCAGGCTACCGCCTCAGCGATTCGGCCACCCCAGCGCAATCCGCCCACAAACAAAGGCGGGCATACATAAAAATATTATTGACAAACCAAGAAGTTTGTCTTGAATCTGGCTTGATAGCCTATTTTTTGTATGCTAAACCCGTGAAGAGGGCAACGGTTTTTTCTTGGTTTTTCACGGTGACTTGGTAGAGCCCCGTAGTTTTGCCGTCACTGACTCGTGTTGCCTCCGCCGTTAAAAGGTCGCCTTCCACGGATGGCTTGAGGTAATTAATGCTAACTTGTAACGCAACCGCCACGTTATCGCCGAAGTTGCAGGCATGCGCAAAGGCGTAATCTGCCAGCGAAAAAATTGCGCCTCCGTGTGTGAATCCATGCGCGTTGGTGTGTTTTTTTGCTATTTTTAGTTGGACTTTGGCGTATCCGTCTTTGGATTCAAGTAGTTGGATTCCTAATTCTTCTGCGAAATGGTCAGTGTCTTTCATGCAATTTCCTCTATTGATTTGTTGATGGGTGTTATTGTTTTATGCTTTCTCTGCCAAGCTCAAAAGCTTGCAGGTTAACGTTGAGGTATTTGGGTTTTAGCCGTGTTGCCATAGCCGCCTCAAAAGATTCCCGTGAGACTGGCACGTTTGGCAGTGCCGACAACGCACCCAAGAGCACTGTGTTGACTACGAGTATGTTATCCAGTTGCTGGGCGATGCCGTAACCGTCAACCTTGTGCATGGCGCCTGCTTGGGATTGGATTAGTTGGAGAAGTTCGTCGGGTTTTTTGGGCTTCACACCCGTTGATATGCCTGTGGGGGGGATATGTTTCATGTTCACCACAACCGTACCACCCGCTTTAAGCAACGGTAATGTTCGTGCGGTTTCCAAAATTTCAAAACCCACAACCGCATCCGCACTACATGCTTCAATGAGTGGGGATTCGACTTTGTCACCGATTCGTGCATAAGCCATAATTGAGCCGCCGCGTTGTGCCATGCCGTGAATTTCTGCTTTTGCCACATCAAACCCGTCAAGCATTGCGGCTTCACAGAAAATATCGCTTAACACTACAACGCCCTGTCCGCCAACGCCAGAGAAAACAAGGTCAAACGTCATCATTGCTTACTCCTTATGGCATTTGAAGGGCAAACGGTTTCGCAGACTCCGCATCCACTGCATAGGGCGGGGTCGATTTCTGCATGTTCCCTGTTGAGGCTGATGGCGGGGCATCCGAAGTTTTTTACGCAGACGCCGCAGCCAGTGCAGTTGTCTTGGACTTCGCGTGGTGTTCCCCGTTCGGTTTTTAGGGGGCAGGGGCGCTGGGAGATTAGAACGGAGGGTCCATCGTATTTAATTATGTCTTTTAGTGCAGTAAGGGTACTTTTTACGTCGTAGGGGTCAACGGTTACGACTTTTTCTATGCCAAGACTTTTGGCGATAGCAGCTATGTTAACGATTTTTGCGTCATCGCCCATGGCGGTTTTTCCTGAGCCGGGTGTGGGTTGGTGACCAGTCATGGCGACTACGCGGTTATCTAAAATTACTACGCACACGTTTGAGCGGTTATAGCTAATGTTTAGCAATCCGGGCATGCCGCCGTGGAAAAACGTGGAGTCCCCAATAACTGAGAAAACCTTGTCCTTAACACCCGCATGAAACATTCCAGCGGCTTGAGAAATTCCTGCACCCATACAAAGACATGTTTGAACTGTGCTTACAGGCGGCAAGACACCGAGTGTGTAGCAGCCGATGTCTCCAGTGACGATTTTGTCTTGAGACTGACCCACGAGGTTGAGAGCGTGTTCTGGGCAGGTATCTATGCAGGCGGGTTCACCGTTGCAGCCGTCGCATACGAGGGCTTTGCGTGTGGTTGGGTGCAGAGTTATGGCGCCGTATTCGCAGGCTTCAATACACCAGCCGCAACCGTTGCATTTGTCTTGGTTTACTTGGATGTTGCCAGTGGGGGTTTTGGATAAGGCTTTTTTTGGGCAGGCAGCGATGCATGCTGGGTTGGGGCAGGCTTTGCAGGTTGTTGCCATGTTAAGGATTTGCCCGATACGGACGGAGCGGATGCGGGATTTAAGTGGGTTGAAGACTTTTTCTTTGGTCCATGAGCAGGTGTACTCGCAGATGTCGCAGCCTACACATTTTTCGTTGTCACAGTTAACGTATTGTCTTAGGCTGTTTAGGGCATAGTAGAATGCGCGGTGGGTACATCCGGGGCATAGCGCGGGTGGTCTAGGCTGCAATTCTATGGGTTGAACTTTTTGTGGCGAGGTTGTATAATCAAGTTTTGCAAATGCGGCACGAACATTATCAGTTGTGTACTCACCAATTTCAGAGAGCCCCAACATATTTTTCCCAATAACGTCAATTTTGAGGCGCTGCAAGTTTTCCTCGATATAAGGACGCTGTTCTTCGATAACTATGATTTTTTTGACTTGTGCAGCGAATTTTTTGGCTGTTTCTTCGGGAAAGGGGTGAACGAAACCCAGTTTTAGCCAGTTAAATTTTTTGGTGTCTAATACTGAGCGGGCGTGATAGTAACCTACTCCGCTTCCGATTATGCCGATTTCGCTTTGGTTGTCTTCAATCTGGTTAAAGAGGGAGTTTTCTGAGAGTTGTTTGGCTTTTTGTAATTGTTCTTCTAAAATGCGGTGTTGACGTATCGCGTTTGAGGGCACCATTACCCATCGTGAACCGTTTTTGTCAAATTCGGCTTGACGCGCCAGTTTTTGGATGGAACCGATTTTTACGCGGGCTTTTCCGTGGGCTACGCGGGTTGTTAATCGCAGAATTATTGGGAGTTTGAGGTTTTCGCTGATTTCGTAGGCTTCCCTTGCCATGTCTAGGGCTTCTTGGGGGGTGCCAGCATCCAGCAGAGGCAGTTTTGCATGAACTGCGAAGTATCGGGTGTCCTGCTCGTTTTGGCTACTGTGCAGGGCGGGGTCATCACAAACCGCGATAACCATTCCGCCTTCCACGCCAGTGTAGGCAAGTGTCATTACGGCGTCAGCAGCCACGTTTAATCCAACATGTTTCATGCTGGCAATTGAACGGATTTGAGCCATAGCAGCACCCGCAGCAACTTCTACCGCAACAATTTCATTAACGCTCCACTCTGCATAAAAATCAAGCTGTTTGGCTGCTTCTGCGAGAACTTCCAAAATTTCAGTTGAAGGCGTTCCAGGGTATGCAGCTGCAACTTTGATGCCTGCTTCTACGGCACCTCTTGCCACTGCTTCGTCTCCGTTAAGCAAGGCGAATGTACCTGGCTTGTCAACTGCGATTTTGGAAGTCATAGTGGTTTCTCTACATTTTGCCTTTACGTAGGTCAAGCACTCTTTTGGCTTTGCCCTCGGTTCTTGGAATCTCACCTGGATTGACAATTTGTACGTCTGCGGAGATTCCTGTGACTATGTGGATGCGTTTTTGGATTTCGGCTTTGAGAAGTTTCTGGTCAACTGTTGGGTCTTTTGAGGCTGTATCTGAAAGCTCAACTTTCACCACAAAAGTATCCAACGCGCCGGGTCGGTCAATAACAATTAAGTATTGAGTGGCAAGTTCTGAGAAGCACATGACGGCGTATTC encodes:
- a CDS encoding indolepyruvate oxidoreductase subunit beta, with protein sequence MMTFDLVFSGVGGQGVVVLSDIFCEAAMLDGFDVAKAEIHGMAQRGGSIMAYARIGDKVESPLIEACSADAVVGFEILETARTLPLLKAGGTVVVNMKHIPPTGISTGVKPKKPDELLQLIQSQAGAMHKVDGYGIAQQLDNILVVNTVLLGALSALPNVPVSRESFEAAMATRLKPKYLNVNLQAFELGRESIKQ
- the paaI gene encoding hydroxyphenylacetyl-CoA thioesterase PaaI codes for the protein MKDTDHFAEELGIQLLESKDGYAKVQLKIAKKHTNAHGFTHGGAIFSLADYAFAHACNFGDNVAVALQVSINYLKPSVEGDLLTAEATRVSDGKTTGLYQVTVKNQEKTVALFTGLAYKK
- a CDS encoding thiamine pyrophosphate-dependent enzyme, producing MTSKIAVDKPGTFALLNGDEAVARGAVEAGIKVAAAYPGTPSTEILEVLAEAAKQLDFYAEWSVNEIVAVEVAAGAAMAQIRSIASMKHVGLNVAADAVMTLAYTGVEGGMVIAVCDDPALHSSQNEQDTRYFAVHAKLPLLDAGTPQEALDMAREAYEISENLKLPIILRLTTRVAHGKARVKIGSIQKLARQAEFDKNGSRWVMVPSNAIRQHRILEEQLQKAKQLSENSLFNQIEDNQSEIGIIGSGVGYYHARSVLDTKKFNWLKLGFVHPFPEETAKKFAAQVKKIIVIEEQRPYIEENLQRLKIDVIGKNMLGLSEIGEYTTDNVRAAFAKLDYTTSPQKVQPIELQPRPPALCPGCTHRAFYYALNSLRQYVNCDNEKCVGCDICEYTCSWTKEKVFNPLKSRIRSVRIGQILNMATTCKACPNPACIAACPKKALSKTPTGNIQVNQDKCNGCGWCIEACEYGAITLHPTTRKALVCDGCNGEPACIDTCPEHALNLVGQSQDKIVTGDIGCYTLGVLPPVSTVQTCLCMGAGISQAAGMFHAGVKDKVFSVIGDSTFFHGGMPGLLNISYNRSNVCVVILDNRVVAMTGHQPTPGSGKTAMGDDAKIVNIAAIAKSLGIEKVVTVDPYDVKSTLTALKDIIKYDGPSVLISQRPCPLKTERGTPREVQDNCTGCGVCVKNFGCPAISLNREHAEIDPALCSGCGVCETVCPSNAIRSKQ
- a CDS encoding glycoside hydrolase family 130 protein, which produces MEKIITRFSGNPILTKKDVPYPVATVHNAAVVKYQNEYIMVFRSHRLNGRSILGLARSNDGYHFKVSSEPFMTPSDIYDEYGVEDPRITRIDENYLINYSAYSRYGVRVGLARTKNFMDVERLAYVSQPDMRNVVLFPEKIGKYYVRLDRPHTELTGWSIWISYSQDLVSWGQSKIVLKPQTYHWDSMKVGPGAPPIKTPKGWLNIFHGVYETMSGAVYRLGVALHDLDDPSKIIGVGDRWILEPEDPWERVGYVPNVVFCCGAIPEENGTLKIYWGAADTVMCVGTANINELVEYCLQEPRDPL